The following are encoded together in the Glycine max cultivar Williams 82 chromosome 8, Glycine_max_v4.0, whole genome shotgun sequence genome:
- the LOC100802834 gene encoding serine/arginine-rich splicing factor SR45a — protein MSQIRNSRSPSPLKAQSRSRSRSRSRSRPRQRPRSRYRSRGRSRSPIRGRSPIHGRSEPTNPGDTLYVTGLSSRVTERDLKKHFSKEGKVCSCFLVVEPSTRISHGFAFVTMGSAMDAEHCNKYLNQSVLEGSYISVEQ, from the exons ATGAGTCAAATAAG GAACTCAAGGTCCCCTTCCCCGTTGAAAGCTCAATCGAGATCAAGATCTAGGTCTAGGTCGAGATCTAGGCCTAGACAAAGGCCAAGATCCCGTTATAGAAGTCGTGGCAG GTCAAGGTCACCAATTCGTGGAAG GTCACCAATTCATGGAAG GTCTGAACCTACAAATCCTGGTGACACACTTTATGTAACTGGTCTATCTTCAAGGGTCACCGAAAGAGACCTAAAGAAGCATTTCTCCAAGGAAGGAAAG GTTTGTTCATGTTTTCTTGTGGTGGAGCCTAGTACACGGATTTCTCATGGTTTTGCTTTTGTTACAATGGGGTCCGCTATGGATGCGGAGCACTGTAACAAGTATCTTAACCAATCAGTTTTAGAGGGTAGTTACATCTCTGTTGAGCAGTAA